The Kordia sp. SMS9 genome window below encodes:
- a CDS encoding SDR family oxidoreductase produces MNLNLQHKNALVCGSTQGIGKAAAKELANLGANVVLTARNEEKLKNVLAELDTTKGQQHNYIVADFQDPNGLREKIEAYISENHPFHILINNTGGPAGGPVFNAKIDEFERAFTQHLKCNHVLVQTLVGGMKEAGYGRIINVISTSVKQPLDGLGVSNTIRGAVANWSKTLANELGQFGITVNNVLPGATATERLSEIIKNKAAKTGKTIDEVSEAMKNSVPAKRFAQPKEIANAIAFLASEAASYINGINVPVDGGRTKSL; encoded by the coding sequence ATGAATCTAAACTTACAACATAAAAACGCACTCGTTTGTGGAAGCACACAAGGCATTGGAAAAGCGGCTGCGAAAGAACTAGCAAACCTCGGAGCAAACGTAGTTTTAACTGCGCGAAACGAAGAAAAACTCAAAAACGTACTAGCTGAATTAGATACAACTAAGGGACAACAGCACAATTATATTGTTGCCGATTTTCAAGATCCGAACGGACTGCGTGAAAAAATTGAAGCCTATATTTCAGAAAATCATCCGTTTCATATCTTAATCAATAATACGGGCGGACCAGCAGGCGGACCAGTATTCAACGCAAAAATTGATGAATTTGAACGTGCCTTTACACAACATTTAAAATGCAATCATGTATTGGTACAAACCCTAGTTGGTGGCATGAAAGAAGCAGGATATGGACGTATTATCAATGTAATTTCCACTTCCGTAAAACAACCACTGGATGGATTGGGCGTTTCCAACACCATTCGTGGCGCCGTAGCTAATTGGTCCAAAACATTGGCTAACGAATTGGGGCAATTTGGAATCACCGTGAACAATGTATTGCCAGGAGCTACGGCAACCGAACGTTTATCAGAAATCATCAAAAACAAAGCTGCTAAAACAGGGAAAACCATTGATGAGGTTAGCGAAGCTATGAAAAACAGTGTACCCGCCAAACGTTTTGCGCAACCTAAGGAAATAGCCAACGCGATTGCTTTCTTAGCCAGCGAAGCAGCTTCCTACATCAACGGAATTAATGTGCCTGTAGATGGTGGACGTACGAAGTCACTATAA
- a CDS encoding amidohydrolase family protein, with protein sequence MKRKLRINGHSHLLPYPEQIPQFMKEKKIFWVDDERKYMLQDDWKRPVTDSSFFLNEKLEWMEHNKIDHAVILNLSQLYGNGLRLEAMKHALRFQNDFNAEVQRNHPSKFTCGFVVHPGFIHGALWEIERCVEELGLRVLCLPTHFMDSIGQWRSVFDEENDPIFALADKYKLAIEIHPYDGDKMIKLENVNWRFHLIWMLAQCGDAYHFYTLNGMQERFPNIRTCFAHGGQLAQMNLGRRIQGFDGRPDLFEGKVHPRKAVGHPNIYFDTLVHDTDSFKLMVDRQGSQQIIMGLDDPYPLGEMESDAQSSYPGKLLDLAMERNIINQEQYDDIWEDNVLRWLFGTDEATKKDLVQKILSD encoded by the coding sequence TTGAAACGAAAACTGCGCATAAACGGACACTCACATTTGTTGCCTTATCCAGAACAAATTCCTCAATTTATGAAGGAAAAAAAGATTTTTTGGGTCGATGATGAACGTAAATATATGTTGCAAGACGACTGGAAACGTCCTGTGACAGATTCTAGCTTTTTCTTAAATGAAAAGTTAGAATGGATGGAACATAATAAAATTGACCATGCGGTTATTTTAAATCTTTCACAATTGTACGGAAATGGCCTGCGGTTGGAAGCCATGAAACATGCCTTGCGTTTTCAAAATGATTTTAATGCCGAAGTACAACGCAATCATCCTTCAAAGTTTACGTGTGGTTTTGTAGTACATCCAGGATTTATTCATGGTGCTTTGTGGGAAATAGAACGTTGTGTAGAAGAATTGGGCTTGCGTGTATTGTGTTTGCCAACGCATTTTATGGACTCAATAGGGCAGTGGCGCTCCGTTTTTGACGAAGAGAATGACCCTATTTTCGCTTTGGCGGATAAGTACAAACTTGCGATAGAAATTCATCCGTATGATGGTGATAAAATGATCAAACTAGAAAACGTAAATTGGCGCTTTCACCTAATTTGGATGTTGGCACAATGTGGCGATGCATATCATTTTTATACCTTGAATGGCATGCAAGAACGGTTTCCAAATATTAGAACCTGTTTTGCACATGGCGGACAGTTGGCACAAATGAACTTAGGACGCCGCATACAAGGATTTGACGGACGACCAGATTTGTTTGAAGGCAAAGTACATCCGCGAAAAGCTGTAGGACATCCCAATATTTACTTTGATACCTTGGTGCATGATACCGATTCTTTCAAATTAATGGTAGATCGTCAAGGAAGTCAGCAAATTATTATGGGATTGGACGATCCGTATCCGTTAGGAGAAATGGAAAGCGATGCACAATCTTCGTATCCAGGAAAACTGTTAGATTTGGCTATGGAACGTAATATCATTAATCAAGAACAATATGATGATATTTGGGAAGACAATGTACTACGTTGGTTATTTGGTACTGATGAAGCCACTAAAAAAGACTTGGTTCAAAAAATACTAAGCGACTAA
- a CDS encoding T9SS type A sorting domain-containing protein, translating to MKKTTFSPLKSVFLLCLLMSLLSNAQNVDVVLTVDWPEWSTENRVELYSPSGTLLQTIDNGFTGSTNNAYNETTTAVSYPVDDNIPAGTGYYVIVYDTYGDDWNGSGSLTITADGQTAFTFDGDFNPNNPANTQISATFYFALEEPAPPPPPFPGVSQFDTSGNEYIEYIPGNMPIIIAAPHGGVKQSGQTIGGTSYPDNDSALPDRGCGTNERDDNTDILIREIQQSVYDQTGCYPYVIINNLHRSKLDPNREQNEATCGDSDALFYWNTFHNFIDQASTDVMSKWGKGLFIDLHGQSHTVPRIEAGYNISASDLNNTTANYLNTVSNSTITNLVSDNLGNLTQEELVRGPNSLGGLFKDTGGVFYNAQGYSGCGVTSGYRTVPSDFDSGASNSCDDTRPFNNDYFDGDFYNNRRHGSGPTASDGQGGGGTIDGIMTEVNRRVRDLGTYNGNFYDSRPQTLVPFADDYATVIKNYIDLHYNDFADFAYTFNTYATDDADPTPTRTTGVTGVFTAEPAGLSINATTGEIDLSMSTDGVYTITHTVGACDLYSTSTSMTITNTLSTPNFEETSFSMYPNPTTGQLHIESTKEIETVRVYNLVGQQVKVITLQTHQKMIDISELKTGSYFVNVQDTSGNTYTKLIVKK from the coding sequence ATGAAAAAAACTACTTTTTCACCCTTAAAAAGTGTCTTCCTATTATGTTTATTGATGAGCCTTCTAAGCAATGCTCAAAATGTAGATGTAGTCCTTACGGTGGATTGGCCGGAGTGGTCAACCGAAAATAGAGTAGAATTGTACAGTCCTTCAGGAACACTTTTACAAACTATTGACAATGGTTTTACGGGAAGCACCAACAATGCTTATAATGAAACCACAACTGCCGTTAGTTATCCAGTAGATGATAATATACCTGCTGGAACTGGTTATTATGTAATTGTGTATGACACTTATGGTGACGATTGGAATGGAAGCGGAAGTTTGACAATTACTGCTGACGGACAAACCGCTTTTACATTTGATGGAGATTTCAACCCGAACAACCCAGCAAACACACAAATTTCAGCGACCTTCTATTTTGCATTAGAAGAACCAGCACCGCCACCGCCACCTTTTCCTGGAGTTTCTCAATTTGATACCAGCGGAAACGAATATATTGAATACATTCCTGGAAATATGCCCATCATTATTGCTGCGCCGCACGGTGGTGTAAAACAATCTGGGCAAACCATTGGCGGAACTTCTTATCCAGACAATGATAGTGCATTGCCAGATAGAGGTTGCGGTACGAATGAAAGAGATGACAATACTGATATTTTAATTCGTGAAATTCAGCAATCAGTGTACGATCAAACGGGTTGTTATCCGTATGTGATTATCAACAACTTACACCGAAGCAAATTGGATCCTAATAGAGAACAAAATGAAGCGACTTGTGGCGATTCAGATGCGCTTTTCTATTGGAATACGTTTCATAACTTTATTGATCAAGCAAGTACAGATGTCATGAGCAAATGGGGAAAAGGGTTGTTTATTGATTTACATGGACAAAGTCATACTGTTCCACGAATTGAAGCTGGTTATAATATTTCAGCTTCCGATTTAAACAACACAACAGCTAATTATTTAAACACAGTTTCTAATTCAACCATTACAAACTTAGTGAGTGATAACTTAGGAAACTTAACCCAAGAAGAATTGGTTCGTGGACCAAATAGTTTGGGTGGACTTTTTAAAGATACTGGCGGAGTTTTCTACAATGCGCAAGGCTATTCTGGTTGCGGCGTAACTTCTGGGTATAGAACCGTTCCAAGTGATTTTGATAGTGGCGCTTCTAACAGTTGTGATGATACACGCCCGTTTAATAACGACTACTTTGATGGCGATTTTTACAATAACAGACGTCACGGTTCTGGACCAACAGCAAGCGATGGACAAGGCGGCGGCGGAACGATTGACGGAATTATGACAGAAGTAAACCGACGTGTGCGCGATTTAGGAACCTACAACGGAAACTTTTATGATAGCCGACCGCAAACTTTAGTGCCGTTTGCAGACGATTATGCAACAGTGATTAAAAATTATATTGACTTGCATTATAATGATTTTGCAGACTTTGCATACACATTCAATACGTATGCTACTGATGATGCTGATCCAACGCCAACACGTACCACAGGTGTTACAGGTGTGTTTACAGCCGAACCTGCTGGATTATCAATTAATGCGACTACGGGAGAAATTGATTTGTCTATGTCTACAGATGGTGTATATACCATTACACATACCGTTGGAGCGTGTGATTTGTATTCGACTTCTACAAGTATGACAATTACCAATACGTTGAGTACCCCAAATTTTGAGGAAACTTCTTTTTCGATGTATCCAAATCCTACAACCGGACAATTGCATATTGAATCGACTAAAGAAATAGAAACAGTTCGTGTATACAACTTGGTAGGACAACAGGTAAAAGTTATTACTTTGCAAACCCATCAAAAAATGATTGATATTAGTGAATTGAAAACAGGAAGTTATTTTGTGAATGTACAAGATACTTCTGGAAACACATATACAAAACTTATTGTGAAGAAGTAA
- a CDS encoding bifunctional 2-polyprenyl-6-hydroxyphenol methylase/3-demethylubiquinol 3-O-methyltransferase UbiG, with translation MSDKYFETNRETWNKKVAIHAKSDMYNMEAFKNGNSSLMKYERHSLSAVAGKSLLHLQCHFGQDTLSFARMGATCTGIDLSDEAIKLAKSLNDELNLDATFHCCNVFDVNDHVTDTFDIVFTSYGVIGWLPDLTKWATIIASRLKDGGTFYMVEFHPIVWMFDYLQEPPVLKYAYNQDEVIYEEYEGTYAEDGETKMISKEYAWNHGLGDVINALINAGLTIEMLTEHDASPYDVLPDLVKNDEGLYETKDKLYPLIYELKATKKPRE, from the coding sequence ATGAGTGATAAATATTTTGAAACCAATCGGGAGACTTGGAATAAAAAAGTAGCAATTCATGCTAAAAGCGATATGTACAACATGGAAGCTTTTAAAAATGGCAATTCGTCTCTTATGAAATATGAACGGCATAGTTTGTCTGCCGTAGCGGGGAAGTCCTTGCTGCATTTGCAATGTCACTTCGGACAAGACACCTTGAGTTTTGCTCGAATGGGCGCAACATGTACAGGAATTGATTTGTCCGATGAAGCGATAAAACTAGCAAAATCACTAAATGACGAATTGAATTTAGACGCTACGTTTCATTGTTGCAATGTGTTTGATGTAAACGATCATGTAACGGATACGTTTGACATTGTATTTACAAGTTATGGCGTCATTGGTTGGTTGCCCGATTTAACAAAATGGGCCACAATTATTGCATCAAGATTAAAGGACGGCGGTACTTTTTACATGGTAGAATTTCACCCAATTGTGTGGATGTTTGATTATTTGCAAGAACCACCTGTACTGAAGTATGCCTATAATCAAGACGAAGTAATTTATGAAGAATACGAAGGCACGTATGCTGAAGATGGAGAAACCAAAATGATTAGCAAGGAATACGCTTGGAATCACGGTTTGGGCGATGTTATTAATGCGCTCATCAATGCAGGATTGACGATTGAAATGCTTACAGAACACGATGCTTCGCCGTACGATGTGCTGCCCGATTTGGTAAAAAATGACGAAGGTTTGTACGAAACAAAAGATAAACTCTATCCGCTGATATACGAATTAAAAGCCACAAAAAAACCTCGCGAGTAG
- a CDS encoding zinc ribbon domain-containing protein, with protein MAKKKEVTVEEKLRALFDLQLIDSRVDEIKNVRGELPLEVEDLEDEVAGLNTRLEKLHGDLDQIDEDIKSKKNIIEEAKSLIKKYTEQQKNVRNNREYNALSKEVEFQELEMQLAEKHIKEFKVSIEQKKAVIAQTKERVDERESHLKHKKAELNDILEETKREEEFLLGKSEEFEKLIEDRLLAAYKRIRNNVRNGLAVVKIERGASGGSYFTIPPQVQVEIASRKKIITDEHSGRILVDPALADEEKVKMEKLFAKF; from the coding sequence ATGGCAAAGAAGAAAGAAGTTACGGTCGAAGAAAAATTACGCGCGCTTTTTGATTTACAATTAATTGATTCTCGCGTAGACGAGATTAAGAATGTTCGCGGAGAGCTTCCTTTAGAAGTAGAAGATTTAGAAGACGAAGTAGCTGGCTTAAATACTAGACTTGAAAAACTTCACGGTGACCTTGATCAAATTGATGAAGATATAAAGAGCAAAAAGAATATTATTGAAGAAGCAAAAAGCTTAATCAAGAAATATACAGAGCAACAAAAAAATGTTCGAAACAATAGAGAATACAACGCTTTATCGAAAGAAGTTGAATTCCAAGAGTTAGAAATGCAATTGGCAGAAAAGCACATCAAAGAATTTAAAGTTTCTATTGAGCAGAAAAAAGCCGTGATTGCACAAACTAAAGAACGCGTAGACGAAAGAGAATCGCACTTAAAGCACAAAAAAGCTGAATTGAACGATATTCTTGAAGAAACGAAAAGAGAAGAAGAATTCCTTTTAGGAAAGTCTGAAGAGTTTGAAAAATTAATCGAAGACAGATTGTTAGCAGCTTACAAACGTATTCGTAATAATGTACGTAACGGTTTGGCAGTTGTTAAAATTGAAAGAGGCGCTTCTGGAGGTTCGTATTTTACAATTCCACCACAAGTACAGGTTGAAATCGCTTCTAGAAAGAAAATCATCACTGACGAGCACAGTGGTCGTATTTTAGTAGATCCTGCATTAGCAGACGAAGAAAAAGTAAAAATGGAAAAACTGTTCGCTAAGTTTTAA
- a CDS encoding Nif3-like dinuclear metal center hexameric protein: MKVQDIMSHIEEFCPLAYAEDFDNVGLLVGNSQQEVSGVLISLDTLENVVDEAIEKNCNMIVSFHPIIFSGLKKITGKTYVERVVLKAIKNDIAIYAMHTALDNSWNGVSDRICDELGLTNKSILIPQKATIKKLITFVPKTAAEKVRNALFAIGAGSIGNYENCSFNIEGLGSFQGNEASNPTIGNKGETHFEEEVQLGITFARHLEGKVIKTLHETHPYEEVAYEITTLENTNQHIGMGMIGEFTNPINEVHFMTLLKTKMNVPVVRHSALSGKMIQKVAVLGGSGSFAISAAKRAGVDAYVTADLKYHDFYQAEGQLILADIGHYESEQYTKNLLFEHLTKKIPNFAIILSAENTNPIKYS, encoded by the coding sequence ATGAAAGTTCAAGATATCATGTCGCACATTGAAGAATTCTGCCCGCTTGCCTATGCGGAAGATTTTGACAATGTCGGTTTGCTCGTTGGAAATAGCCAACAAGAAGTTTCTGGCGTATTGATTTCGTTAGATACCCTTGAAAATGTGGTGGATGAAGCTATTGAAAAAAATTGCAATATGATTGTGAGTTTTCATCCTATTATTTTTTCAGGCTTAAAAAAAATTACTGGAAAAACCTATGTGGAACGCGTGGTTTTAAAAGCGATTAAGAACGATATTGCTATTTACGCCATGCACACTGCACTGGATAATTCGTGGAATGGCGTGAGCGATCGGATTTGTGATGAATTAGGTTTGACAAACAAATCTATTTTAATTCCGCAGAAAGCAACGATCAAAAAACTCATCACGTTTGTACCCAAGACAGCCGCTGAAAAAGTCCGCAATGCCTTGTTTGCGATTGGTGCAGGAAGTATTGGGAATTATGAAAATTGCAGTTTCAACATCGAAGGTTTGGGAAGTTTTCAAGGAAATGAAGCTTCAAATCCTACGATTGGCAACAAAGGGGAAACCCATTTTGAAGAAGAAGTACAACTCGGAATTACGTTTGCACGACATTTGGAAGGAAAAGTGATCAAAACTTTGCATGAAACACATCCGTATGAAGAAGTTGCCTATGAGATTACAACCTTGGAAAATACGAATCAGCATATTGGTATGGGCATGATTGGCGAATTTACAAATCCAATCAACGAAGTGCATTTCATGACACTTTTAAAAACAAAAATGAACGTTCCAGTGGTGCGACATTCTGCTTTGTCAGGAAAAATGATTCAAAAAGTAGCGGTTTTGGGCGGAAGCGGAAGTTTTGCTATTAGTGCTGCCAAACGTGCTGGCGTGGATGCGTATGTGACGGCAGACTTGAAATATCACGATTTTTATCAGGCAGAAGGACAATTAATTTTGGCAGATATTGGGCATTATGAAAGTGAACAATACACAAAAAATCTTTTATTTGAGCATCTTACGAAAAAAATTCCTAATTTTGCGATCATTTTATCAGCAGAAAATACAAATCCAATCAAGTATTCATAG